agtatatagggggtttcgggggcgataaatcgatctagctaggaatctttttttgaaaatgtcatattcgtgttttattcgtgttttatcgacttaaacttacttttttaacaaatagaaggcgtttgagtagtcctgttcctgacatctattggcgaataataatactataaatgcgaaaatttgtgaggatggatgcatatgtatgtgtgcgtctgttattctttcacgcaaaaactactgaaccgattgcaatgaaatttgcttcgtagatagctggacaactgaaataacacataggcactttttatactgatattcctacgggatatggacttacgcggtttcaaccgcgggtcacagcaaGTGAATATAATTGCTACTCCTCATCTATTTTAAGTCAGTGCCGACTAAtccataaatgcgaaaatttgtaaggatgtgtgtgtgtttgttgctctttcatgccaAATCTACCGaacggattttcatgaaacTTTGCAGGCGTGCGCTGTCCTAATCGTTGGAGTTACACAAAGACAATTACTATAGGATTATCTGTCTTAAatagttctaaataaaataataatagtccGCGACAGAATATATCTATCTTTTTATGTGTAAGtcaaaaacatacaatttaattggatattttttaacaatgcacattttagaatatttatcaaacttttatgaaaattgttacATCTGTCACTTTACGTATTGAATGTAGATAGACTTTGTGTTTTACACTAAGTAATTTGGACGAATAATTCAAAAGTTATCACGATAAGATTGACTATATTATCTAAAGCGCCTAAAAGTCGCGGCGCGCAGAGCGAGCGAGGGAGAAACCGTCATCAACCAAAGTGTATCTATGGTCATTACCGAGTGCGCGACCCGACCGGGCAGACACGCGAGAGCAGACGTCGTTGACGGTTGTGTTCATAAAACGATTTTTCGTATGACAAATTCGATACTCCAAGCGATTTATTGTCTCATACAATACGTAtatactatcctatcctatcctactaatattataaatgcgaaagtttgtaaggatgtgtgtgtgtttgttactctttcacgcaaaaactactgaaccgattccaatgaaatttggtaagtacaactggacaactgaaataacatataggcaactttttatcccgttattcctaggggatacggacttacgcgggtgaaaccgaggggcgtagctagtgtttatataaattagatttaaggtattttattgacacaaatatgaactttattttttattttttatatattcatcttaGACTAGGTAGGTAAGGATTAATCGATTTTCGAAcgcagtatttatttatgttgataaaagggtttttttttttaaataaatgaggAGGTTTAGTCTTGTCAGTCTAATGAAACGAGTcggtattaataatatagtgacttaatattcaaacaacacaattaatatcaatatagtttattgcaaaatacaaacaaatatagcTCGTTTAAGAAACATTAACCTTGATGTGGAATACcagatgaataaaaaattaatatccacCAGATTTGTGGCCATATCCACCTGATTTCGAACCACCGGATCCAGAACCACCATAACTGCCGCCCGAACCACCTCGGCCACTTCCTCCACTGCCACTTCCTAAGCCTCGTGAACCGTAGCTCCCTCCGCCTCCAGAACCACCCTGGTTTCCACTTGACCCTCCTTGGTTCCCGCTAGAACTACCACCCTGACTTCCTCCGGATCCTCCCTGGCTCCCACTGGATCCACTTGACCCTCCATAGCCACCTTGACTCCCACCAGAGCTCCCTTGGGAACCACCGGATCCTCCTTGACTGCCTCCAGAACCACTTGAGCCTCCTTGCGAACCTCCAGAGCCCGACTGACCACTTGAGCCACCTGAGCTTCCATGGCCTCCTTGGCTACCACCAGAACCGCTTGAGCCTCCAACACCGCCTTCAGAACCACCAGAACCGCCATGNNNNNNNNNNNNNNNNNNNNNNNNNNNNNNNNNNNNNNNNNNNNNNNNNNNNNNNNNNNNNNNNNNNNNNNNNNNNNNNNNNNNNNNNNNNNNNNNNNNNNNNNNNNNNNNNNNNNNNNNNNNNNNNNNNNNNNNNNNNNNNNNNNNNNNNNNNNNNNNNNNNNNNNNNNNNNNNNNNNNNNNNNNNNNNNNNNNNNNNNNNNNNNNNNNNNNNNNNNNNNNNNNNNNNNNNNNNNNNNNNNNNNNNNNNNNNNNNNNNNNNNNNNNNNNNNNNNNNNNNNNNNNNNNNNNNNNNNNNNNNNNNNNNNNNNNNNNNNNNNNNNNNNNNNNNNNNNNNNNNNNNNNNNNNNNNNNNNNNNNNNNNNNNNNNNNNNNNNNNNNNNNNNNNNNNNNNNNNNNNNNNNNNNNNNNNNNNNNNNNNNNNNNNNNNNNNNNNNNNNNNNNNNNNNNNNNNNNNNNNNNNNNNNNNNNNNNNNNNNNNNNNNNNNNNNNNNNNNNNNNNNNNNNNNNNNNNNNNNNNNNNNNNNNNNNNNNNNNNNNNNNNNNNNNNNNNNNNNNNNNNNNNNNNNNNNNNNNNNNNNNNNNNNNNNNNNNNNNNNNNNNNNNNNNNNNNNNNNNNNNNNNNNNNNNNNNNNNNNNNNNNNNNNNNNNNNNNNNNNNNNNNNNNNNNNNNNNNNNNNNNNNNNNNNNNNNNNNNNNNNNNNNNNNNNNNNNNNNNNNNNNNNNNNNNNNNNNNNNNNNNNNNNNNNNNNNNNNNNNNNNNNNNNNNNNNNNNNNNNNNNNNNNNNNNNNNNNNNNNNNNNNNNNNNNNNNNNNNNNNNNNNNNNNNNNNNNNNNNNNNNNNNNNNNNNNNNNNNNNNNNNNNNNNNNNNNNNNNNNNNNNNNNNNNNNNNNNNNNNNNNNNNNNNNNNNNNNNNNNNNNNNNNNNNNNNNNNNNNNNNNNNNNNNNNNNNNNNNNNNNNNNNNNNNNNNNNNNNNNNNNNNNNNNNNNNNNNNNNNNACCAGCACCACTTGATCCACTGAGATCACCTTGAGAACCGCCAGAACCTCCTTGGCTTCCAGAACCACCTCCACCACTTAAGCCACCTTGGGAACCTCCATATCCTCCCACAAGCCCAAGACCGCCGCCTGAGCCTCGGCTCTTGCCAGTCGCTCCAGAGTCACTAGAACTTCCAAGTGCTCCAGCCTTACTGCTGCCAAACGCTTTAGAGCTGCTGCTACTACTATCCTTCAAACTTTGAACTGTGCTTACAGCAAGGATAGCACATAATAAAATGGCCACCCCATAGCCctgaaaaagaaatttaactATGAGTGTTTTATTCCGTGCATTTTAAACTATGTACAAACATAATAGATTTGATTTTATCTACAAAATTGGAactcatttgttattttttttatcaaaaacggTCAATAAATCTAGAAACtatattttacctttaatAAAGCCATGGTTATAGAGGACTCTGCGCTacgatataatattcaatgcaAAGATCATGATCTTATATAGTTGTAGTAATATATTCTATGATGTAGCTCTGCATTCAATTATACACTGAATTATTCTATGAATGTCTAATAAGACCATAAATACCACCCCAGttctatgtaataattattgttaaattgcaCATTACTtctgttttgtatattttttatacgcaACTGGAACTGTACTATGATAATACGGTGATACGTAAAAGTAAGTCGggtgttatttgttattgctGTAGTTactaaaagtttgtaaggaaatcattaaatttattattttctgtaataaaatggacgaaaatatcaattaaatgttCGGTATTAACTGCGTCCCGCCGTTTCACACGAGTAATGGAATATTTCCTTTGAATTTCaatgtttcttaaaaaaattgcctatgttGCATTAACTATCTGTCAGTGAAAGTCCCTTGAGAATGGGTCCAGCTGTTCAAGAGTATACCAGAACAAATAGACAGGTGAACtgaatttacattttgttcGGGCAGCCTAGAATTACAAGGACTTAATAAGAATGTGGCTTAAACCTGTTACTTTCACTCATAtagtaagttttaatttttattttatgtttatgcatacatacatTCCGCGaagttatttatagataaaattatcatgTAAAGCttattgtgatttataattaagactgttttaaataaatgaatgtaattAGGAAgtctacaattaattttataagataaattttgatgcattgtattaatttaatcatttaattattagacTTTGTTTTTTGCTAAAGTTCCATGAgtcgtttaatttaatttcgtttatgttaaatgtaaaggaacgatgatgataataattggCAATAcgtgttaatatttatacatattcttgtaatttttattctccTTGGAAATATTGATACATATTGATatcgattaaaatataagaagaacatttatttattttgatgtggtttttatttaagtaaaactcatacaataattgttaGGGCGAGCGAACTGAATCTTTACCATACTACAatctaaaatacatttttatattacactagcattccgcccgcggctttgctcgcgtcGTCACGGGTAAGACAAATCCGGGGTGTTACCGacaaagttcccgttcccgttagatttccgggataaaactaccctatgtcctttctcgggtctaaaactatctctgtaccaaatttacacctaatcggtttagccattcttgagttataaatagtgtaactaacacgactttcttttatatatatagatttgacTGAGAAACTATGACACGTAAAGGTTTGAGTTTTGTCATAGCATTTTCTTagtactatattttaatttgtttttgttttctgGCTATATcaagaacattttttataaattacaagtataggttgttaaattgaataaattaaaagtaagtaAATGACGGAGTTTTTTAAAGAACGAaggttatgtttatttataaggttATTTCTGAGTTATTGTGTCTATAGGAAAACATCTCAAaacgattataaaatatttatggtcagtaattaaattgcaaacgtataattaaattaacggtTCCTCGTAAacaaagttttttataaaacatgtgTTCATGTTAACTGTTAAATGTTAATCttcataatttaaacagtgactatatttcttaatttagtAAATTAGATAGGAAGGAATACAACCTCGCCATGACGAATTATCAATGAGGGAAAGCTA
The Zerene cesonia ecotype Mississippi chromosome 14, Zerene_cesonia_1.1, whole genome shotgun sequence DNA segment above includes these coding regions:
- the LOC119831913 gene encoding keratin, type I cytoskeletal 9-like gives rise to the protein MALLKGYGVAILLCAILAVSTVQSLKDSSSSSSKAFGSSKAGALGSSSDSGATGKSRGSGGGLGLVGGYGGSQGGLSGGGGSGSQGGSGGSQGDLSGSSGADGGSGGSEGGVGGSSGSGGSQGGHGSSGGSSGQSGSGGSQGGSSGSGGSQGGSGGSQGSSGGSQGGYGGSSGSSGSQGGSGGSQGGSSSGNQGGSSGNQGGSGGGGSYGSRGLGSGSGGSGRGGSGGSYGGSGSGGSKSGGYGHKSGGY